The Salvelinus namaycush isolate Seneca chromosome 1, SaNama_1.0, whole genome shotgun sequence genome has a window encoding:
- the LOC120066754 gene encoding ectonucleoside triphosphate diphosphohydrolase 4-like isoform X3 — protein sequence MGRISFSCLPASWHFSLSPLVLPRLLLPSFRQLLLFGLLVGLLGLLYLVLVTGKGQDSWIRKDNYFHRHLARVTDVEATDTSNPNLNYGLVVDCGSSGSRVFVYCWPQHNGNPHDLLDIRQMRDQYRKPVVMKIKPGISELAKTPEKASDYIHPLLSFAAQHIPKHKHQETPLYILCTAGMRVLSDSQQEALLEDLRTDIPVHFNFLFSDSHVEVISGKQEGVYAWIGINFVLGRFNHVASERDAVVEVQVPGGDQQEVLVRKRTAGVLDMGGVSTQIAYEVPKTEEVAKNLLAEFNLGCDAHRTEHVYRVYVSTFLGFGGNAARQRYEESIVRNTLTKNTLLGQHVGETAESPLLDPCLPTDLQDEVGPATQKLHLRGTGDFDHCRQLLQPFLNRTNVTHSSLNGIYQPPIDYPNSQFYGFSEFYYCTEDVLRMGGDFNSSKYSVAAKGYCATQWRSLKERFDSGLYASHADVHRLKYQCFKSAWMYEVFHSGFSFPIDYKNLRTALLVYDKEVQWTLGAILYRTRFLPLRDIQQETLKGVHAHWRHSFSFVNNHYLFLACFLVVFLSILLYLLRLRRIHSCTTQRCTPSTVEWLEEGLGSPSLPITL from the exons ATGGGAAG GATCAGCTTCTCGTGCCTCCCAGCCTCCTGGCACTTCAGCCTGTCACCCCTGGTTCTTCCTCGTCTACTGCTACCTTCATTCAGGCAGCTACTCTTATTTGGTCTGCTGGTGGGATTGCTAGGACTGCTTTACCTGGTGTTGGTAACAGGAAAGGGCCAGGACAGCTGGATCAGAAAGGACAACTACTTCCATAG ACACTTGGCAAGAGTCACAGATGTGGAGGCCACCGACACCAGCAATCCCAACCTGAACTACGGTTTGGTGGTAGACTGCGGTAGCAGTGGCTCCAGGGTGTTTGTGTATTGTTGGCCCCAGCACAATGGTAATCCCCATGATCTGCTTGACATACGACAGATGAGAGACCAGTACAGGAAACCAGTGGTCATGAAGATCAAGCCAG GCATCTCAGAGCTTGCAAAAACACCAGAGAAGGCCAGTGATTACATCCACCCCCTGCTGAGCTTTGCTGCCCAGCACATCCCCAAACACAAGCACCAGGAGACCCCTCTCTACATCCTGTGCACGGCTGGAATGAGGGTGCTGTCTGACAG TCAACAGGAAGCACTTCTGGAGGATCTACGGACCGATATCCCTGTACATTTCAACTTCCTCTTTTCTGATTCCCATGTGGAGGTCATTTCTGGCAAGCAGGAAG GTGTGTATGCATGGATTGGAATCAACTTTGTCCTTGGAAGGTTTAATCATGTGGCTAGTG AGAGGGATGCAGTAGTAGAGGTGCAGGTACCTGGAGGTGACCAGCAGGAGGTGCTGGTGAGGAAAAGGACTGCTGGTGTTCTGGACATGGGGGGTGTCTCCACACAGATAGCATATGAAGTGCCCAAAACT GAGGAAGTGGCCAAGAACTTACTTGCGGAGTTCAACCTGGGTTGCGATGCACACCGGACAGAGCATGTCTACCGGGTGTATGTGTCCACCTTCCTGGGCTTTGGAGGCAATGCTGCTCGACAAAGATATGAGGAGAGCATTGTCAGGAACACTCTCACTAAAAACAC GCTCCTGGGTCAGCATGTAGGTGAAACGGCAGAGTCCCCCCTGCTCGACCCGTGTCTACCTACAGACCTGCAGGACGAGGTGGGGCCAGCCACACAGAAACTCCACCTGCGTGGCACAGGGGATTTTGATCACTGCAGACAGCTGCTTCAGCCCTTCCTTAACCGCACCAACGTGACTCACTCCTCCCTCAATGGCATCTACCAGCCTCCCATCGACTACCCCAACAGCCAGTTCTATGGGTTCTCTGAGTTCTACTACTGCACAGAGGATGTGTTGCGCATGGGCGGTGATTTTAACTCCTCAAAGTATTCTGTTGCTGCCAAG GGTTACTGCGCCACCCAGTGGAGATCTCTGAAAGAGCGATTTGACTCAGGCTTATATGCATCTCACGCTGATGTTCACAGGCTCAA GTACCAGTGTTTTAAATCAGCCTGGATGTATGAGGTATTCCACTCAGGCTTCTCCTTCCCTATAGACTACAAAAACCTGAGGACTGCCCTCTTAGTTTATGATAAAGAGGTGCAATGGACTCTTGGAGCCATCCTTTACAGAACCCGCTTTCTACCTTTAAG GGATATTCAGCAGGAGACCCTCAAAGGAGTCCACGCCCACTGGCGTCACAGCTTCTCCTTTGTCAACAACCACTACTTGTTTCTGGCCTGCTTCCTGGTTGTCTTCCTCTCCATCCTGCTCTACTTGCTGCGACTCCGACGTATCCACAGCTGTACCACGCAGCGCTGCACCCCCTCTACTGTTGAGTGGTTAGAGGAGGGTCTGGGATCCCCCTCACTCCCTATCACCCTCTAG
- the LOC120066754 gene encoding ectonucleoside triphosphate diphosphohydrolase 4-like isoform X1 gives MGRISFSCLPASWHFSLSPLVLPRLLLPSFRQLLLFGLLVGLLGLLYLVLVTGKGQDSWIRKDNYFHRHLARVTDVEATDTSNPNLNYGLVVDCGSSGSRVFVYCWPQHNGNPHDLLDIRQMRDQYRKPVVMKIKPGISELAKTPEKASDYIHPLLSFAAQHIPKHKHQETPLYILCTAGMRVLSDSQQEALLEDLRTDIPVHFNFLFSDSHVEVISGKQEGVYAWIGINFVLGRFNHVASERDAVVEVQVPGGDQQEVLVRKRTAGVLDMGGVSTQIAYEVPKTVSFASPQQEEVAKNLLAEFNLGCDAHRTEHVYRVYVSTFLGFGGNAARQRYEESIVRNTLTKNTLLGQHVGETAESPLLDPCLPTDLQDEVGPATQKLHLRGTGDFDHCRQLLQPFLNRTNVTHSSLNGIYQPPIDYPNSQFYGFSEFYYCTEDVLRMGGDFNSSKYSVAAKGYCATQWRSLKERFDSGLYASHADVHRLKYQCFKSAWMYEVFHSGFSFPIDYKNLRTALLVYDKEVQWTLGAILYRTRFLPLRDIQQETLKGVHAHWRHSFSFVNNHYLFLACFLVVFLSILLYLLRLRRIHSCTTQRCTPSTVEWLEEGLGSPSLPITL, from the exons ATGGGAAG GATCAGCTTCTCGTGCCTCCCAGCCTCCTGGCACTTCAGCCTGTCACCCCTGGTTCTTCCTCGTCTACTGCTACCTTCATTCAGGCAGCTACTCTTATTTGGTCTGCTGGTGGGATTGCTAGGACTGCTTTACCTGGTGTTGGTAACAGGAAAGGGCCAGGACAGCTGGATCAGAAAGGACAACTACTTCCATAG ACACTTGGCAAGAGTCACAGATGTGGAGGCCACCGACACCAGCAATCCCAACCTGAACTACGGTTTGGTGGTAGACTGCGGTAGCAGTGGCTCCAGGGTGTTTGTGTATTGTTGGCCCCAGCACAATGGTAATCCCCATGATCTGCTTGACATACGACAGATGAGAGACCAGTACAGGAAACCAGTGGTCATGAAGATCAAGCCAG GCATCTCAGAGCTTGCAAAAACACCAGAGAAGGCCAGTGATTACATCCACCCCCTGCTGAGCTTTGCTGCCCAGCACATCCCCAAACACAAGCACCAGGAGACCCCTCTCTACATCCTGTGCACGGCTGGAATGAGGGTGCTGTCTGACAG TCAACAGGAAGCACTTCTGGAGGATCTACGGACCGATATCCCTGTACATTTCAACTTCCTCTTTTCTGATTCCCATGTGGAGGTCATTTCTGGCAAGCAGGAAG GTGTGTATGCATGGATTGGAATCAACTTTGTCCTTGGAAGGTTTAATCATGTGGCTAGTG AGAGGGATGCAGTAGTAGAGGTGCAGGTACCTGGAGGTGACCAGCAGGAGGTGCTGGTGAGGAAAAGGACTGCTGGTGTTCTGGACATGGGGGGTGTCTCCACACAGATAGCATATGAAGTGCCCAAAACTGTAAGCTTTGCTTCTCCACAACAG GAGGAAGTGGCCAAGAACTTACTTGCGGAGTTCAACCTGGGTTGCGATGCACACCGGACAGAGCATGTCTACCGGGTGTATGTGTCCACCTTCCTGGGCTTTGGAGGCAATGCTGCTCGACAAAGATATGAGGAGAGCATTGTCAGGAACACTCTCACTAAAAACAC GCTCCTGGGTCAGCATGTAGGTGAAACGGCAGAGTCCCCCCTGCTCGACCCGTGTCTACCTACAGACCTGCAGGACGAGGTGGGGCCAGCCACACAGAAACTCCACCTGCGTGGCACAGGGGATTTTGATCACTGCAGACAGCTGCTTCAGCCCTTCCTTAACCGCACCAACGTGACTCACTCCTCCCTCAATGGCATCTACCAGCCTCCCATCGACTACCCCAACAGCCAGTTCTATGGGTTCTCTGAGTTCTACTACTGCACAGAGGATGTGTTGCGCATGGGCGGTGATTTTAACTCCTCAAAGTATTCTGTTGCTGCCAAG GGTTACTGCGCCACCCAGTGGAGATCTCTGAAAGAGCGATTTGACTCAGGCTTATATGCATCTCACGCTGATGTTCACAGGCTCAA GTACCAGTGTTTTAAATCAGCCTGGATGTATGAGGTATTCCACTCAGGCTTCTCCTTCCCTATAGACTACAAAAACCTGAGGACTGCCCTCTTAGTTTATGATAAAGAGGTGCAATGGACTCTTGGAGCCATCCTTTACAGAACCCGCTTTCTACCTTTAAG GGATATTCAGCAGGAGACCCTCAAAGGAGTCCACGCCCACTGGCGTCACAGCTTCTCCTTTGTCAACAACCACTACTTGTTTCTGGCCTGCTTCCTGGTTGTCTTCCTCTCCATCCTGCTCTACTTGCTGCGACTCCGACGTATCCACAGCTGTACCACGCAGCGCTGCACCCCCTCTACTGTTGAGTGGTTAGAGGAGGGTCTGGGATCCCCCTCACTCCCTATCACCCTCTAG
- the LOC120066754 gene encoding ectonucleoside triphosphate diphosphohydrolase 4-like isoform X2 produces the protein MGRISFSCLPASWHFSLSPLVLPRLLLPSFRQLLLFGLLVGLLGLLYLVLVTGKGQDSWIRKDNYFHRHLARVTDVEATDTSNPNLNYGLVVDCGSSGSRVFVYCWPQHNGNPHDLLDIRQMRDQYRKPVVMKIKPGISELAKTPEKASDYIHPLLSFAAQHIPKHKHQETPLYILCTAGMRVLSDSQQEALLEDLRTDIPVHFNFLFSDSHVEVISGKQEGVYAWIGINFVLGRFNHVASERDAVVEVQVPGGDQQEVLVRKRTAGVLDMGGVSTQIAYEVPKTVSFASPQQEEVAKNLLAEFNLGCDAHRTEHVYRVYVSTFLGFGGNAARQRYEESIVRNTLTKNTLLGQHVGETAESPLLDPCLPTDLQDEVGPATQKLHLRGTGDFDHCRQLLQPFLNRTNVTHSSLNGIYQPPIDYPNSQFYGFSEFYYCTEDVLRMGGDFNSSKYSVAAKGYCATQWRSLKERFDSGLYASHADVHRLKYQCFKSAWMYEVFHSGFSFPIDYKNLRTALLVYDKEVQWTLGAILYRTRFLPLRIWRKPHFYIPFQGIFSRRPSKESTPTGVTASPLSTTTTCFWPASWLSSSPSCSTCCDSDVSTAVPRSAAPPLLLSG, from the exons ATGGGAAG GATCAGCTTCTCGTGCCTCCCAGCCTCCTGGCACTTCAGCCTGTCACCCCTGGTTCTTCCTCGTCTACTGCTACCTTCATTCAGGCAGCTACTCTTATTTGGTCTGCTGGTGGGATTGCTAGGACTGCTTTACCTGGTGTTGGTAACAGGAAAGGGCCAGGACAGCTGGATCAGAAAGGACAACTACTTCCATAG ACACTTGGCAAGAGTCACAGATGTGGAGGCCACCGACACCAGCAATCCCAACCTGAACTACGGTTTGGTGGTAGACTGCGGTAGCAGTGGCTCCAGGGTGTTTGTGTATTGTTGGCCCCAGCACAATGGTAATCCCCATGATCTGCTTGACATACGACAGATGAGAGACCAGTACAGGAAACCAGTGGTCATGAAGATCAAGCCAG GCATCTCAGAGCTTGCAAAAACACCAGAGAAGGCCAGTGATTACATCCACCCCCTGCTGAGCTTTGCTGCCCAGCACATCCCCAAACACAAGCACCAGGAGACCCCTCTCTACATCCTGTGCACGGCTGGAATGAGGGTGCTGTCTGACAG TCAACAGGAAGCACTTCTGGAGGATCTACGGACCGATATCCCTGTACATTTCAACTTCCTCTTTTCTGATTCCCATGTGGAGGTCATTTCTGGCAAGCAGGAAG GTGTGTATGCATGGATTGGAATCAACTTTGTCCTTGGAAGGTTTAATCATGTGGCTAGTG AGAGGGATGCAGTAGTAGAGGTGCAGGTACCTGGAGGTGACCAGCAGGAGGTGCTGGTGAGGAAAAGGACTGCTGGTGTTCTGGACATGGGGGGTGTCTCCACACAGATAGCATATGAAGTGCCCAAAACTGTAAGCTTTGCTTCTCCACAACAG GAGGAAGTGGCCAAGAACTTACTTGCGGAGTTCAACCTGGGTTGCGATGCACACCGGACAGAGCATGTCTACCGGGTGTATGTGTCCACCTTCCTGGGCTTTGGAGGCAATGCTGCTCGACAAAGATATGAGGAGAGCATTGTCAGGAACACTCTCACTAAAAACAC GCTCCTGGGTCAGCATGTAGGTGAAACGGCAGAGTCCCCCCTGCTCGACCCGTGTCTACCTACAGACCTGCAGGACGAGGTGGGGCCAGCCACACAGAAACTCCACCTGCGTGGCACAGGGGATTTTGATCACTGCAGACAGCTGCTTCAGCCCTTCCTTAACCGCACCAACGTGACTCACTCCTCCCTCAATGGCATCTACCAGCCTCCCATCGACTACCCCAACAGCCAGTTCTATGGGTTCTCTGAGTTCTACTACTGCACAGAGGATGTGTTGCGCATGGGCGGTGATTTTAACTCCTCAAAGTATTCTGTTGCTGCCAAG GGTTACTGCGCCACCCAGTGGAGATCTCTGAAAGAGCGATTTGACTCAGGCTTATATGCATCTCACGCTGATGTTCACAGGCTCAA GTACCAGTGTTTTAAATCAGCCTGGATGTATGAGGTATTCCACTCAGGCTTCTCCTTCCCTATAGACTACAAAAACCTGAGGACTGCCCTCTTAGTTTATGATAAAGAGGTGCAATGGACTCTTGGAGCCATCCTTTACAGAACCCGCTTTCTACCTTTAAG GATATGGAGAAAACCACACTTTTACATTCCTTTCCAAGGGATATTCAGCAGGAGACCCTCAAAGGAGTCCACGCCCACTGGCGTCACAGCTTCTCCTTTGTCAACAACCACTACTTGTTTCTGGCCTGCTTCCTGGTTGTCTTCCTCTCCATCCTGCTCTACTTGCTGCGACTCCGACGTATCCACAGCTGTACCACGCAGCGCTGCACCCCCTCTACTGTTGAGTGGTTAG